The following proteins come from a genomic window of Macaca fascicularis isolate 582-1 chromosome 8, T2T-MFA8v1.1:
- the LOC135964601 gene encoding beta-defensin 109, giving the protein MRLHLLLLILLLFSILLSPVRGGLGAAEGHCLNLSGVCRRDVCKVVEDQIGACRRRMKCCRAWWILMPIPTPLIMSDYQEPLKPKLK; this is encoded by the exons ATGAGACTCCATTTGCTTCTCcttattctccttcttttttcaattcttttatccCCAG TGAGAGGTGGTTTGGGTGCTGCTGAAGGTCATTGTCTCAATTTGTCTGGTGTTTGCAGAAGAGATGTCTGCAAAGTAGTAGAAGATCAAATTGGTGCCTGCCGAAGAAGGATGAAGTGCTGTAGAGCATGGTGGATTTTAATGCCAATTCCAACACCACTTATCATGTCAGATTATCAAGAACCCCTTAAACCTAAGTTGAAATGA